Proteins encoded within one genomic window of Tachysurus vachellii isolate PV-2020 chromosome 16, HZAU_Pvac_v1, whole genome shotgun sequence:
- the cpsf6 gene encoding cleavage and polyadenylation specificity factor subunit 6 isoform X4 produces the protein MADGVDHIDIYADVEEEFSQETDYSVHEQIDLYDEVISPSANNGDAPEDRDYLDNLPAPGGTEGNKGAPPNVVYTYTGKRIALYIGNLTWWTTDEDLTEAIRSIGINDVLEIKFFENRANGQSKGFALVCVGSEASSRKLLDLLSKRELHGQNPIVTPCNKQSLSQFELQSRKSTQSGQMSGEGKAGPPGVGPRSGFPLGRGRGRFPGPAGPGGDRFPGPVGPGAPPPHFPGGIQSPPRPPPGPPGPPGPPGPPPPGQGLAPPLSGPPNRGDRPPPPVLFPGQFGQPPLGPLPPGPPPPGYGPPPGPPPPQQGPPPPGPFPPRPPGPIGPPLALAPPPHMRGPPPGGPPPAPHVNPAFFPPPGNNNMAAPDRAPPPNDPYGRPPPYDRDYGPGREMDAARAPLSEAEFEEIMNRNRAISSSAISRAVSDASAGDYGSAIETLVTAISLIKQSKVSADDRCKVLISSLQDCLHGIESKSYGSASSRRERSRDRDHSRSREKSRRHKSRSRDRHEDYYRERSRERDRHRERDRDRERDRDREREYRHR, from the exons ATGGCGGACGGCGTTGATCACATCGATATTTACGCAGATGTAGAAGAGGAGTTCAGTCAG GAAACAGATTATTCCGTTCATGAGCAGATTGACTTGTACGATGAGGTCATCTCCCCCTCGGCCAATAACGGCGATGCACCTGAGGACAGAGATTACCTGGACAACCTGCCTGCACCTGGAGGTACAGAGGGGAATAAAGGAGCTCCACCCAACGTTGTGTACACGTATACTGGCAAGCGCATCGCTCTGTACATCGGCAACCTCACCTGG TGGACTACAGATGAAGATCTGACAGAAGCCATTCGCTCCATCGGCATCAACGACGTGCTGGAAATCAAGTTCTTTGAGAACCGAGCTAACGGACAGTCCAAAGG GTTTGCGCTGGTGTGTGTAGGATCAGAAGCCTCTTCCAGAAAGTTATTGGACTTGCTGTCAAAGAGAGAGCTGCATGGCCAAAACCCGATCGTCACACCATGCAACAAACAGTCACTCAGTCAGTTCGAGCTACAGTCACGTAAGA GCACCCAGTCAGGCCAGATGTCAGGGGAAGGGAAGGCTGGACCTCCAGGTGTTGGTCCCCGTAGTGGTTTTCCCCTAGGTAGGGGTCGCGGGCGCTTtccaggtcctgcagggccaGGAGGAGATCGCTTTCCTGGACCTGTTGGACCTGGAGCGCCGCCTCCACACTTCCCTG gtggTATACAGAGTCCTCCCCGCCCTCCTCCAGGTCCCCCTGGTCCTCCAGGACCTCCTGGACCCCCACCTCCTGGTCAAGGTTTAGCTCCACCCCTTTCAGGCCCTCCTAATAGGGGGGACCGCCCACCTCCTCCTGTATTGTTTCCTGGTCAGTTTGGCCAACCTCCGCTTGGCCCATTACCTCCTGGCCCACCACCTCCGGGTTATGGCCCGCCTCCTGGTCCTCCCCCTCCACAGCAAGGTCCACCCCCTCCTGGCCCATTCCCACCTCGTCCCCCTGGTCCTATTGGACCCCCCCTGGCCCTAGCGCCACCCCCTCACATGCGTGGCCCCCCTCCAGGAGGCCCACCACCTGCCCCCCACGTCAACCCTGCCTTCTTCCCACCACCTGGTAACAACAACATGGCAGCGCCAGATAGAGCCCCTCCCCCCAATGACCCTTATGGACGACCTCCACCTTATGACCGGGATTACGGCCCGGGCAG GGAGATGGATGCGGCACGTGCCCCTCTGAGTGAGGCTGAATTTGAGGAGATAATGAACAGAAACAGAGCTATCTCCAGCAGTGCTATATCCAGAGCAGTGTCCGATGCAAGTGCAG GAGATTACGGCAGTGCTATTGAGACGCTGGTCACTGCAATTTCATTAATAAAGCAGTCAAAAGTTTCTGCTGATGATCGCTGCAAAGTGTTAATCAGCTCTCTGCAGGACTGCCTGCACGGCATCGAGTCCAAGTCCTACGGTTCTGCCTCCAG CAGACGAGAGCGATCACGGGACCGGGACCACAGTCGCTCTCGTGAGAAAAGTCGCCGTCACAAATCACGTAGCCGTGATCGTCACGAAGATTACTACCGAGAACGGAGCCGTGAGCGAGATCGCCACCGCGAGAGGGACCGCGACCGTGAGAGAGACCGTGACCGCGAGAGGGAATACCGTCACCGCTAG
- the cpsf6 gene encoding cleavage and polyadenylation specificity factor subunit 6 isoform X6, protein MADGVDHIDIYADVEEEFSQETDYSVHEQIDLYDEVISPSANNGDAPEDRDYLDNLPAPGGTEGNKGAPPNVVYTYTGKRIALYIGNLTWWTTDEDLTEAIRSIGINDVLEIKFFENRANGQSKGFALVCVGSEASSRKLLDLLSKRELHGQNPIVTPCNKQSLSQFELQSRKSGIQSPPRPPPGPPGPPGPPGPPPPGQGLAPPLSGPPNRGDRPPPPVLFPGQFGQPPLGPLPPGPPPPGYGPPPGPPPPQQGPPPPGPFPPRPPGPIGPPLALAPPPHMRGPPPGGPPPAPHVNPAFFPPPGNNNMAAPDRAPPPNDPYGRPPPYDRDYGPGREMDAARAPLSEAEFEEIMNRNRAISSSAISRAVSDASAGDYGSAIETLVTAISLIKQSKVSADDRCKVLISSLQDCLHGIESKSYGSASSRRERSRDRDHSRSREKSRRHKSRSRDRHEDYYRERSRERDRHRERDRDRERDRDREREYRHR, encoded by the exons ATGGCGGACGGCGTTGATCACATCGATATTTACGCAGATGTAGAAGAGGAGTTCAGTCAG GAAACAGATTATTCCGTTCATGAGCAGATTGACTTGTACGATGAGGTCATCTCCCCCTCGGCCAATAACGGCGATGCACCTGAGGACAGAGATTACCTGGACAACCTGCCTGCACCTGGAGGTACAGAGGGGAATAAAGGAGCTCCACCCAACGTTGTGTACACGTATACTGGCAAGCGCATCGCTCTGTACATCGGCAACCTCACCTGG TGGACTACAGATGAAGATCTGACAGAAGCCATTCGCTCCATCGGCATCAACGACGTGCTGGAAATCAAGTTCTTTGAGAACCGAGCTAACGGACAGTCCAAAGG GTTTGCGCTGGTGTGTGTAGGATCAGAAGCCTCTTCCAGAAAGTTATTGGACTTGCTGTCAAAGAGAGAGCTGCATGGCCAAAACCCGATCGTCACACCATGCAACAAACAGTCACTCAGTCAGTTCGAGCTACAGTCACGTAAGA gtggTATACAGAGTCCTCCCCGCCCTCCTCCAGGTCCCCCTGGTCCTCCAGGACCTCCTGGACCCCCACCTCCTGGTCAAGGTTTAGCTCCACCCCTTTCAGGCCCTCCTAATAGGGGGGACCGCCCACCTCCTCCTGTATTGTTTCCTGGTCAGTTTGGCCAACCTCCGCTTGGCCCATTACCTCCTGGCCCACCACCTCCGGGTTATGGCCCGCCTCCTGGTCCTCCCCCTCCACAGCAAGGTCCACCCCCTCCTGGCCCATTCCCACCTCGTCCCCCTGGTCCTATTGGACCCCCCCTGGCCCTAGCGCCACCCCCTCACATGCGTGGCCCCCCTCCAGGAGGCCCACCACCTGCCCCCCACGTCAACCCTGCCTTCTTCCCACCACCTGGTAACAACAACATGGCAGCGCCAGATAGAGCCCCTCCCCCCAATGACCCTTATGGACGACCTCCACCTTATGACCGGGATTACGGCCCGGGCAG GGAGATGGATGCGGCACGTGCCCCTCTGAGTGAGGCTGAATTTGAGGAGATAATGAACAGAAACAGAGCTATCTCCAGCAGTGCTATATCCAGAGCAGTGTCCGATGCAAGTGCAG GAGATTACGGCAGTGCTATTGAGACGCTGGTCACTGCAATTTCATTAATAAAGCAGTCAAAAGTTTCTGCTGATGATCGCTGCAAAGTGTTAATCAGCTCTCTGCAGGACTGCCTGCACGGCATCGAGTCCAAGTCCTACGGTTCTGCCTCCAG CAGACGAGAGCGATCACGGGACCGGGACCACAGTCGCTCTCGTGAGAAAAGTCGCCGTCACAAATCACGTAGCCGTGATCGTCACGAAGATTACTACCGAGAACGGAGCCGTGAGCGAGATCGCCACCGCGAGAGGGACCGCGACCGTGAGAGAGACCGTGACCGCGAGAGGGAATACCGTCACCGCTAG
- the cpsf6 gene encoding cleavage and polyadenylation specificity factor subunit 6 isoform X7 encodes MADGVDHIDIYADVEEEFSQETDYSVHEQIDLYDEVISPSANNGDAPEDRDYLDNLPAPGGTEGNKGAPPNVVYTYTGKRIALYIGNLTWWTTDEDLTEAIRSIGINDVLEIKFFENRANGQSKGFALVCVGSEASSRKLLDLLSKRELHGQNPIVTPCNKQSLSQFELQSRGIQSPPRPPPGPPGPPGPPGPPPPGQGLAPPLSGPPNRGDRPPPPVLFPGQFGQPPLGPLPPGPPPPGYGPPPGPPPPQQGPPPPGPFPPRPPGPIGPPLALAPPPHMRGPPPGGPPPAPHVNPAFFPPPGNNNMAAPDRAPPPNDPYGRPPPYDRDYGPGREMDAARAPLSEAEFEEIMNRNRAISSSAISRAVSDASAGDYGSAIETLVTAISLIKQSKVSADDRCKVLISSLQDCLHGIESKSYGSASSRRERSRDRDHSRSREKSRRHKSRSRDRHEDYYRERSRERDRHRERDRDRERDRDREREYRHR; translated from the exons ATGGCGGACGGCGTTGATCACATCGATATTTACGCAGATGTAGAAGAGGAGTTCAGTCAG GAAACAGATTATTCCGTTCATGAGCAGATTGACTTGTACGATGAGGTCATCTCCCCCTCGGCCAATAACGGCGATGCACCTGAGGACAGAGATTACCTGGACAACCTGCCTGCACCTGGAGGTACAGAGGGGAATAAAGGAGCTCCACCCAACGTTGTGTACACGTATACTGGCAAGCGCATCGCTCTGTACATCGGCAACCTCACCTGG TGGACTACAGATGAAGATCTGACAGAAGCCATTCGCTCCATCGGCATCAACGACGTGCTGGAAATCAAGTTCTTTGAGAACCGAGCTAACGGACAGTCCAAAGG GTTTGCGCTGGTGTGTGTAGGATCAGAAGCCTCTTCCAGAAAGTTATTGGACTTGCTGTCAAAGAGAGAGCTGCATGGCCAAAACCCGATCGTCACACCATGCAACAAACAGTCACTCAGTCAGTTCGAGCTACAGTCAC gtggTATACAGAGTCCTCCCCGCCCTCCTCCAGGTCCCCCTGGTCCTCCAGGACCTCCTGGACCCCCACCTCCTGGTCAAGGTTTAGCTCCACCCCTTTCAGGCCCTCCTAATAGGGGGGACCGCCCACCTCCTCCTGTATTGTTTCCTGGTCAGTTTGGCCAACCTCCGCTTGGCCCATTACCTCCTGGCCCACCACCTCCGGGTTATGGCCCGCCTCCTGGTCCTCCCCCTCCACAGCAAGGTCCACCCCCTCCTGGCCCATTCCCACCTCGTCCCCCTGGTCCTATTGGACCCCCCCTGGCCCTAGCGCCACCCCCTCACATGCGTGGCCCCCCTCCAGGAGGCCCACCACCTGCCCCCCACGTCAACCCTGCCTTCTTCCCACCACCTGGTAACAACAACATGGCAGCGCCAGATAGAGCCCCTCCCCCCAATGACCCTTATGGACGACCTCCACCTTATGACCGGGATTACGGCCCGGGCAG GGAGATGGATGCGGCACGTGCCCCTCTGAGTGAGGCTGAATTTGAGGAGATAATGAACAGAAACAGAGCTATCTCCAGCAGTGCTATATCCAGAGCAGTGTCCGATGCAAGTGCAG GAGATTACGGCAGTGCTATTGAGACGCTGGTCACTGCAATTTCATTAATAAAGCAGTCAAAAGTTTCTGCTGATGATCGCTGCAAAGTGTTAATCAGCTCTCTGCAGGACTGCCTGCACGGCATCGAGTCCAAGTCCTACGGTTCTGCCTCCAG CAGACGAGAGCGATCACGGGACCGGGACCACAGTCGCTCTCGTGAGAAAAGTCGCCGTCACAAATCACGTAGCCGTGATCGTCACGAAGATTACTACCGAGAACGGAGCCGTGAGCGAGATCGCCACCGCGAGAGGGACCGCGACCGTGAGAGAGACCGTGACCGCGAGAGGGAATACCGTCACCGCTAG
- the cpsf6 gene encoding cleavage and polyadenylation specificity factor subunit 6 isoform X3 yields the protein MADGVDHIDIYADVEEEFSQETDYSVHEQIDLYDEVISPSANNGDAPEDRDYLDNLPAPGGTEGNKGAPPNVVYTYTGKRIALYIGNLTWWTTDEDLTEAIRSIGINDVLEIKFFENRANGQSKGFALVCVGSEASSRKLLDLLSKRELHGQNPIVTPCNKQSLSQFELQSRTQSGQMSGEGKAGPPGVGPRSGFPLGRGRGRFPGPAGPGGDRFPGPVGPGAPPPHFPGGIQSPPRPPPGPPGPPGPPGPPPPGQGLAPPLSGPPNRGDRPPPPVLFPGQFGQPPLGPLPPGPPPPGYGPPPGPPPPQQGPPPPGPFPPRPPGPIGPPLALAPPPHMRGPPPGGPPPAPHVNPAFFPPPGNNNMAAPDRAPPPNDPYGRPPPYDRDYGPGREMDAARAPLSEAEFEEIMNRNRAISSSAISRAVSDASAGDYGSAIETLVTAISLIKQSKVSADDRCKVLISSLQDCLHGIESKSYGSASRYTAHLRSDLISSLHSSCPLTYRSVSLSRRERSRDRDHSRSREKSRRHKSRSRDRHEDYYRERSRERDRHRERDRDRERDRDREREYRHR from the exons ATGGCGGACGGCGTTGATCACATCGATATTTACGCAGATGTAGAAGAGGAGTTCAGTCAG GAAACAGATTATTCCGTTCATGAGCAGATTGACTTGTACGATGAGGTCATCTCCCCCTCGGCCAATAACGGCGATGCACCTGAGGACAGAGATTACCTGGACAACCTGCCTGCACCTGGAGGTACAGAGGGGAATAAAGGAGCTCCACCCAACGTTGTGTACACGTATACTGGCAAGCGCATCGCTCTGTACATCGGCAACCTCACCTGG TGGACTACAGATGAAGATCTGACAGAAGCCATTCGCTCCATCGGCATCAACGACGTGCTGGAAATCAAGTTCTTTGAGAACCGAGCTAACGGACAGTCCAAAGG GTTTGCGCTGGTGTGTGTAGGATCAGAAGCCTCTTCCAGAAAGTTATTGGACTTGCTGTCAAAGAGAGAGCTGCATGGCCAAAACCCGATCGTCACACCATGCAACAAACAGTCACTCAGTCAGTTCGAGCTACAGTCAC GCACCCAGTCAGGCCAGATGTCAGGGGAAGGGAAGGCTGGACCTCCAGGTGTTGGTCCCCGTAGTGGTTTTCCCCTAGGTAGGGGTCGCGGGCGCTTtccaggtcctgcagggccaGGAGGAGATCGCTTTCCTGGACCTGTTGGACCTGGAGCGCCGCCTCCACACTTCCCTG gtggTATACAGAGTCCTCCCCGCCCTCCTCCAGGTCCCCCTGGTCCTCCAGGACCTCCTGGACCCCCACCTCCTGGTCAAGGTTTAGCTCCACCCCTTTCAGGCCCTCCTAATAGGGGGGACCGCCCACCTCCTCCTGTATTGTTTCCTGGTCAGTTTGGCCAACCTCCGCTTGGCCCATTACCTCCTGGCCCACCACCTCCGGGTTATGGCCCGCCTCCTGGTCCTCCCCCTCCACAGCAAGGTCCACCCCCTCCTGGCCCATTCCCACCTCGTCCCCCTGGTCCTATTGGACCCCCCCTGGCCCTAGCGCCACCCCCTCACATGCGTGGCCCCCCTCCAGGAGGCCCACCACCTGCCCCCCACGTCAACCCTGCCTTCTTCCCACCACCTGGTAACAACAACATGGCAGCGCCAGATAGAGCCCCTCCCCCCAATGACCCTTATGGACGACCTCCACCTTATGACCGGGATTACGGCCCGGGCAG GGAGATGGATGCGGCACGTGCCCCTCTGAGTGAGGCTGAATTTGAGGAGATAATGAACAGAAACAGAGCTATCTCCAGCAGTGCTATATCCAGAGCAGTGTCCGATGCAAGTGCAG GAGATTACGGCAGTGCTATTGAGACGCTGGTCACTGCAATTTCATTAATAAAGCAGTCAAAAGTTTCTGCTGATGATCGCTGCAAAGTGTTAATCAGCTCTCTGCAGGACTGCCTGCACGGCATCGAGTCCAAGTCCTACGGTTCTGCCTCCAGGTACACGGCTCATCTGCGTTCAgatctcatctcctctctccACTCATCCTGCCCTCTCACTTACCGTTCTGTGTCTCTCAGCAGACGAGAGCGATCACGGGACCGGGACCACAGTCGCTCTCGTGAGAAAAGTCGCCGTCACAAATCACGTAGCCGTGATCGTCACGAAGATTACTACCGAGAACGGAGCCGTGAGCGAGATCGCCACCGCGAGAGGGACCGCGACCGTGAGAGAGACCGTGACCGCGAGAGGGAATACCGTCACCGCTAG
- the cpsf6 gene encoding cleavage and polyadenylation specificity factor subunit 6 isoform X1, translating to MADGVDHIDIYADVEEEFSQETDYSVHEQIDLYDEVISPSANNGDAPEDRDYLDNLPAPGGTEGNKGAPPNVVYTYTGKRIALYIGNLTWWTTDEDLTEAIRSIGINDVLEIKFFENRANGQSKGFALVCVGSEASSRKLLDLLSKRELHGQNPIVTPCNKQSLSQFELQSRKSTQSGQMSGEGKAGPPGVGPRSGFPLGRGRGRFPGPAGPGGDRFPGPVGPGAPPPHFPGMTLYCNFCITVLLVLCILMTLLIYCPSCSFVIFFSGGIQSPPRPPPGPPGPPGPPGPPPPGQGLAPPLSGPPNRGDRPPPPVLFPGQFGQPPLGPLPPGPPPPGYGPPPGPPPPQQGPPPPGPFPPRPPGPIGPPLALAPPPHMRGPPPGGPPPAPHVNPAFFPPPGNNNMAAPDRAPPPNDPYGRPPPYDRDYGPGREMDAARAPLSEAEFEEIMNRNRAISSSAISRAVSDASAGDYGSAIETLVTAISLIKQSKVSADDRCKVLISSLQDCLHGIESKSYGSASRRERSRDRDHSRSREKSRRHKSRSRDRHEDYYRERSRERDRHRERDRDRERDRDREREYRHR from the exons ATGGCGGACGGCGTTGATCACATCGATATTTACGCAGATGTAGAAGAGGAGTTCAGTCAG GAAACAGATTATTCCGTTCATGAGCAGATTGACTTGTACGATGAGGTCATCTCCCCCTCGGCCAATAACGGCGATGCACCTGAGGACAGAGATTACCTGGACAACCTGCCTGCACCTGGAGGTACAGAGGGGAATAAAGGAGCTCCACCCAACGTTGTGTACACGTATACTGGCAAGCGCATCGCTCTGTACATCGGCAACCTCACCTGG TGGACTACAGATGAAGATCTGACAGAAGCCATTCGCTCCATCGGCATCAACGACGTGCTGGAAATCAAGTTCTTTGAGAACCGAGCTAACGGACAGTCCAAAGG GTTTGCGCTGGTGTGTGTAGGATCAGAAGCCTCTTCCAGAAAGTTATTGGACTTGCTGTCAAAGAGAGAGCTGCATGGCCAAAACCCGATCGTCACACCATGCAACAAACAGTCACTCAGTCAGTTCGAGCTACAGTCACGTAAGA GCACCCAGTCAGGCCAGATGTCAGGGGAAGGGAAGGCTGGACCTCCAGGTGTTGGTCCCCGTAGTGGTTTTCCCCTAGGTAGGGGTCGCGGGCGCTTtccaggtcctgcagggccaGGAGGAGATCGCTTTCCTGGACCTGTTGGACCTGGAGCGCCGCCTCCACACTTCCCTGGTATGACACTTTACTGTAACTTCTGTATTACAGTTTTGTTAGTTCTGTGCATATTAAtgacattattaatatattgtCCATCGTGttcttttgtgatttttttttcaggtggTATACAGAGTCCTCCCCGCCCTCCTCCAGGTCCCCCTGGTCCTCCAGGACCTCCTGGACCCCCACCTCCTGGTCAAGGTTTAGCTCCACCCCTTTCAGGCCCTCCTAATAGGGGGGACCGCCCACCTCCTCCTGTATTGTTTCCTGGTCAGTTTGGCCAACCTCCGCTTGGCCCATTACCTCCTGGCCCACCACCTCCGGGTTATGGCCCGCCTCCTGGTCCTCCCCCTCCACAGCAAGGTCCACCCCCTCCTGGCCCATTCCCACCTCGTCCCCCTGGTCCTATTGGACCCCCCCTGGCCCTAGCGCCACCCCCTCACATGCGTGGCCCCCCTCCAGGAGGCCCACCACCTGCCCCCCACGTCAACCCTGCCTTCTTCCCACCACCTGGTAACAACAACATGGCAGCGCCAGATAGAGCCCCTCCCCCCAATGACCCTTATGGACGACCTCCACCTTATGACCGGGATTACGGCCCGGGCAG GGAGATGGATGCGGCACGTGCCCCTCTGAGTGAGGCTGAATTTGAGGAGATAATGAACAGAAACAGAGCTATCTCCAGCAGTGCTATATCCAGAGCAGTGTCCGATGCAAGTGCAG GAGATTACGGCAGTGCTATTGAGACGCTGGTCACTGCAATTTCATTAATAAAGCAGTCAAAAGTTTCTGCTGATGATCGCTGCAAAGTGTTAATCAGCTCTCTGCAGGACTGCCTGCACGGCATCGAGTCCAAGTCCTACGGTTCTGCCTCCAG ACGAGAGCGATCACGGGACCGGGACCACAGTCGCTCTCGTGAGAAAAGTCGCCGTCACAAATCACGTAGCCGTGATCGTCACGAAGATTACTACCGAGAACGGAGCCGTGAGCGAGATCGCCACCGCGAGAGGGACCGCGACCGTGAGAGAGACCGTGACCGCGAGAGGGAATACCGTCACCGCTAG
- the cpsf6 gene encoding cleavage and polyadenylation specificity factor subunit 6 isoform X2 — MADGVDHIDIYADVEEEFSQETDYSVHEQIDLYDEVISPSANNGDAPEDRDYLDNLPAPGGTEGNKGAPPNVVYTYTGKRIALYIGNLTWWTTDEDLTEAIRSIGINDVLEIKFFENRANGQSKGFALVCVGSEASSRKLLDLLSKRELHGQNPIVTPCNKQSLSQFELQSRKSTQSGQMSGEGKAGPPGVGPRSGFPLGRGRGRFPGPAGPGGDRFPGPVGPGAPPPHFPGGIQSPPRPPPGPPGPPGPPGPPPPGQGLAPPLSGPPNRGDRPPPPVLFPGQFGQPPLGPLPPGPPPPGYGPPPGPPPPQQGPPPPGPFPPRPPGPIGPPLALAPPPHMRGPPPGGPPPAPHVNPAFFPPPGNNNMAAPDRAPPPNDPYGRPPPYDRDYGPGREMDAARAPLSEAEFEEIMNRNRAISSSAISRAVSDASAGDYGSAIETLVTAISLIKQSKVSADDRCKVLISSLQDCLHGIESKSYGSASRYTAHLRSDLISSLHSSCPLTYRSVSLSRRERSRDRDHSRSREKSRRHKSRSRDRHEDYYRERSRERDRHRERDRDRERDRDREREYRHR; from the exons ATGGCGGACGGCGTTGATCACATCGATATTTACGCAGATGTAGAAGAGGAGTTCAGTCAG GAAACAGATTATTCCGTTCATGAGCAGATTGACTTGTACGATGAGGTCATCTCCCCCTCGGCCAATAACGGCGATGCACCTGAGGACAGAGATTACCTGGACAACCTGCCTGCACCTGGAGGTACAGAGGGGAATAAAGGAGCTCCACCCAACGTTGTGTACACGTATACTGGCAAGCGCATCGCTCTGTACATCGGCAACCTCACCTGG TGGACTACAGATGAAGATCTGACAGAAGCCATTCGCTCCATCGGCATCAACGACGTGCTGGAAATCAAGTTCTTTGAGAACCGAGCTAACGGACAGTCCAAAGG GTTTGCGCTGGTGTGTGTAGGATCAGAAGCCTCTTCCAGAAAGTTATTGGACTTGCTGTCAAAGAGAGAGCTGCATGGCCAAAACCCGATCGTCACACCATGCAACAAACAGTCACTCAGTCAGTTCGAGCTACAGTCACGTAAGA GCACCCAGTCAGGCCAGATGTCAGGGGAAGGGAAGGCTGGACCTCCAGGTGTTGGTCCCCGTAGTGGTTTTCCCCTAGGTAGGGGTCGCGGGCGCTTtccaggtcctgcagggccaGGAGGAGATCGCTTTCCTGGACCTGTTGGACCTGGAGCGCCGCCTCCACACTTCCCTG gtggTATACAGAGTCCTCCCCGCCCTCCTCCAGGTCCCCCTGGTCCTCCAGGACCTCCTGGACCCCCACCTCCTGGTCAAGGTTTAGCTCCACCCCTTTCAGGCCCTCCTAATAGGGGGGACCGCCCACCTCCTCCTGTATTGTTTCCTGGTCAGTTTGGCCAACCTCCGCTTGGCCCATTACCTCCTGGCCCACCACCTCCGGGTTATGGCCCGCCTCCTGGTCCTCCCCCTCCACAGCAAGGTCCACCCCCTCCTGGCCCATTCCCACCTCGTCCCCCTGGTCCTATTGGACCCCCCCTGGCCCTAGCGCCACCCCCTCACATGCGTGGCCCCCCTCCAGGAGGCCCACCACCTGCCCCCCACGTCAACCCTGCCTTCTTCCCACCACCTGGTAACAACAACATGGCAGCGCCAGATAGAGCCCCTCCCCCCAATGACCCTTATGGACGACCTCCACCTTATGACCGGGATTACGGCCCGGGCAG GGAGATGGATGCGGCACGTGCCCCTCTGAGTGAGGCTGAATTTGAGGAGATAATGAACAGAAACAGAGCTATCTCCAGCAGTGCTATATCCAGAGCAGTGTCCGATGCAAGTGCAG GAGATTACGGCAGTGCTATTGAGACGCTGGTCACTGCAATTTCATTAATAAAGCAGTCAAAAGTTTCTGCTGATGATCGCTGCAAAGTGTTAATCAGCTCTCTGCAGGACTGCCTGCACGGCATCGAGTCCAAGTCCTACGGTTCTGCCTCCAGGTACACGGCTCATCTGCGTTCAgatctcatctcctctctccACTCATCCTGCCCTCTCACTTACCGTTCTGTGTCTCTCAGCAGACGAGAGCGATCACGGGACCGGGACCACAGTCGCTCTCGTGAGAAAAGTCGCCGTCACAAATCACGTAGCCGTGATCGTCACGAAGATTACTACCGAGAACGGAGCCGTGAGCGAGATCGCCACCGCGAGAGGGACCGCGACCGTGAGAGAGACCGTGACCGCGAGAGGGAATACCGTCACCGCTAG